From Solwaraspora sp. WMMD1047, the proteins below share one genomic window:
- a CDS encoding ABC transporter ATP-binding protein yields MTTGSRPAAGTARAGAAPAADPVLELVGVGRDFRRPDGMVRALDGIDLVVPRGQFVCVVGASGSGKSTLLALVAGLIPPTVGAVRLDGRPISGPGPDRGLVFQSGAVYPWRTVERNVAFGLELLPISRAERTRRVDWYLAETGLTQLRRALPKQLSGGQRQRVAIARALAGEPEVLLLDEPFGALDVQTKEDMQLLIRRVWRDTGTTVLMVTHDVEEAVFLGQRVVVLASDPGRIAADLTVDLAADRDLAVKRSAGFLALRARVEDLVRAYHRQHLGGASDRPSAP; encoded by the coding sequence ATGACGACCGGGTCCCGGCCGGCGGCCGGGACCGCTCGGGCCGGTGCGGCACCGGCCGCCGACCCGGTGCTGGAGCTCGTCGGCGTCGGCCGGGACTTCCGCCGGCCCGACGGCATGGTGCGGGCGCTCGACGGCATCGACCTGGTCGTGCCGCGGGGCCAGTTCGTCTGCGTCGTCGGCGCCAGCGGTTCCGGCAAGTCGACCCTGTTGGCGCTGGTGGCCGGCCTGATCCCACCCACAGTCGGTGCGGTTCGCCTCGACGGCCGCCCGATCTCCGGACCGGGGCCGGACCGGGGCCTGGTGTTCCAGTCCGGTGCGGTGTACCCGTGGCGCACCGTCGAGCGCAACGTGGCGTTCGGACTGGAGCTACTTCCGATCAGCCGCGCCGAGCGGACCCGCCGGGTCGACTGGTACCTCGCGGAGACCGGCCTGACGCAGTTGCGTCGGGCGTTGCCGAAGCAGCTCTCCGGCGGGCAGCGCCAGCGGGTGGCGATCGCCCGGGCGTTGGCCGGCGAACCGGAGGTGCTGCTGCTCGACGAGCCGTTCGGGGCACTCGACGTGCAGACGAAGGAGGACATGCAACTGCTGATCCGGCGGGTCTGGCGCGACACCGGTACCACCGTGCTGATGGTCACCCACGACGTGGAGGAGGCGGTCTTCCTGGGCCAGCGGGTGGTGGTGCTCGCCTCCGATCCGGGCCGGATCGCCGCTGACCTCACCGTCGACCTGGCCGCCGATCGGGATCTGGCGGTCAAACGGTCGGCCGGCTTCCTGGCGTTGCGGGCACGGGTCGAGGACCTGGTCCGCGCCTACCACCGGCAGCACCTGGGCGGGGCATCGGACCGGCCGTCGGCGCCCTAG
- a CDS encoding GGDEF domain-containing protein encodes MTTARTMPPAAETAAAVRHPDQARHGEPPPCHACGRPLTDPLTGLLDRGTWTARAGTAFERRAVAGEPVALVIVDLDCFKRINDTFGHPAGDAVLRAVADLLRDRVPEEALTGRYGGHADEFLVLLPGQGLPPALAVAETIRRGVRELSVRTSATRGSSVTITGRTASLGVAACLAGDRPGGRLPDLLLDADVALRTAKRGGRDRVCALPT; translated from the coding sequence ATGACAACCGCCCGGACCATGCCCCCAGCGGCGGAGACTGCCGCCGCGGTCCGGCATCCGGACCAGGCGCGGCACGGCGAGCCACCGCCCTGCCACGCCTGCGGCCGACCGCTCACCGATCCGCTCACCGGCCTGTTGGACCGCGGCACCTGGACCGCGCGGGCCGGCACCGCGTTCGAGCGGCGCGCCGTCGCCGGGGAGCCGGTGGCGCTGGTCATCGTCGACCTGGACTGCTTCAAACGGATCAACGACACCTTCGGCCATCCGGCCGGCGACGCAGTGCTACGGGCGGTGGCCGACCTGCTCCGGGACCGGGTCCCCGAGGAGGCCCTGACCGGTCGGTACGGCGGTCACGCCGACGAGTTCCTCGTCCTGCTGCCCGGTCAGGGACTCCCGCCGGCCCTGGCCGTGGCCGAGACGATCCGGCGAGGCGTCCGGGAGCTGTCGGTGCGCACGTCGGCGACCCGCGGCAGCAGCGTGACCATCACCGGTCGCACCGCCTCGCTGGGGGTGGCCGCCTGCCTGGCCGGCGACCGACCCGGGGGCCGCCTGCCCGACCTGCTGCTCGACGCGGACGTGGCGCTACGCACGGCCAAACGCGGTGGACGGGACCGGGTCTGCGCCCTGCCCACCTAG
- a CDS encoding ABC transporter permease, with the protein MTATAAGGAVAEGTHPGWGPLPRRRPPRRLPAVLAIRTPIPAAARMSLGAASVLVPLALWQLLSGVIDGRPDYLPSPLESWAAGVELARSGQLLTDAGASVGRVLRGFGLAVVVSVPLGIVMGSFQAGRAALEPVIGLLRYLPASAFIPLLIIWLGLGEPSKVALLFIGTVFFNTLMTADAVRQVPVSLIDVSYTLGARRTEVLRKVIVPHALPGMLDSIRVNAAAAWNFVVVAELIASESGLGYRIIRAQRFNQIDRIFAVLVVIALIGLAIDLLLRLSRDRIGRWT; encoded by the coding sequence GTGACCGCCACCGCCGCCGGTGGCGCCGTGGCCGAGGGCACCCACCCCGGCTGGGGGCCGCTGCCGCGCCGCCGCCCGCCGCGCCGGCTCCCCGCGGTGCTGGCGATCCGTACCCCGATCCCGGCCGCCGCCCGGATGTCGCTCGGGGCGGCGTCGGTGCTGGTCCCGCTGGCGCTGTGGCAGCTGCTCAGCGGGGTGATCGACGGCCGCCCCGACTACCTGCCGTCCCCGCTGGAGTCCTGGGCGGCCGGGGTGGAACTGGCCCGTTCGGGCCAACTGCTCACCGACGCCGGGGCCAGCGTCGGGCGGGTGCTGCGCGGTTTCGGGCTGGCCGTTGTGGTGTCGGTTCCGCTCGGCATCGTGATGGGCAGCTTCCAGGCCGGCCGGGCAGCGCTCGAACCGGTGATCGGCCTGCTGCGTTACCTGCCGGCCAGCGCGTTCATTCCGCTGCTGATCATCTGGCTGGGGCTGGGCGAACCGTCGAAGGTGGCCCTGCTCTTCATCGGCACCGTCTTCTTCAACACCCTGATGACCGCCGACGCGGTCCGCCAGGTGCCGGTGTCGCTCATCGACGTCTCGTACACCCTGGGCGCCCGGCGGACCGAGGTGCTCCGGAAGGTGATCGTGCCGCACGCGCTGCCGGGCATGCTCGACTCGATCCGGGTGAACGCGGCCGCGGCCTGGAACTTCGTCGTGGTGGCGGAACTGATCGCGTCGGAGTCCGGTCTCGGCTACCGGATCATCCGGGCCCAGCGGTTCAACCAGATCGACCGGATCTTCGCGGTGCTGGTGGTGATCGCCCTGATCGGACTCGCCATCGACCTGCTGCTGCGGCTGTCCCGCGACCGGATCGGCAGGTGGACATGA
- the mgrA gene encoding L-glyceraldehyde 3-phosphate reductase produces the protein MIMTYLAAPDRYETMSYRRSGRSGLRLPAVSLGLWHNFGDGRPLAGQRHIVRRAFDLGVTHFDLANNYGPPPGAAEENFGRLLAGDLAPYRDELIISSKAGYDMWPGPYGEWGSRKYLTASLDQSLRRLGLDYVDIFYSHRFDPHTPLEETMGALDAAVRAGKALYVGVSNYDSDQTERAAAILRDLGTPMLINQPSYSMFNRWVERDRLLDTLERVGAGCIAYSPLAQGLLTDRYLDGVPADSRVRTSAFLSEADLSDQTMGRVRALGAIADRRGQSLAQLALAWTLRDARMTSVVIGASSVGQLEANLVALRGLDFSAEELAEVDRYAVG, from the coding sequence ATGATCATGACGTATCTCGCCGCACCCGACCGGTACGAGACGATGAGCTACCGGCGCAGCGGCCGCAGCGGCCTACGGCTGCCGGCGGTCTCGCTCGGGCTCTGGCACAACTTCGGCGACGGCCGGCCGCTGGCGGGGCAGCGTCACATCGTCCGGCGCGCCTTCGACCTCGGGGTGACGCATTTCGACCTGGCCAACAACTACGGGCCGCCGCCCGGCGCGGCCGAGGAGAACTTCGGTCGGCTGCTCGCCGGCGACCTCGCCCCCTACCGCGACGAGCTGATCATCTCCAGCAAGGCCGGCTACGACATGTGGCCCGGGCCGTACGGCGAATGGGGTTCCCGCAAGTACCTGACCGCCTCGCTGGACCAGTCGCTGCGCCGGTTGGGCCTGGACTACGTCGACATCTTCTATTCGCACCGGTTCGATCCGCACACCCCGCTCGAGGAGACGATGGGTGCGCTGGACGCCGCCGTGCGGGCCGGCAAGGCCCTCTACGTGGGCGTGTCGAACTACGACTCCGACCAGACCGAGCGGGCCGCGGCCATCCTGCGCGACCTGGGTACGCCGATGCTGATCAACCAGCCGTCGTACTCGATGTTCAACCGGTGGGTCGAGCGCGACCGGTTGCTCGACACGCTGGAGCGGGTGGGAGCGGGCTGCATCGCCTACAGTCCGCTCGCCCAGGGCCTGCTGACCGACCGTTACCTCGACGGCGTACCGGCCGACTCCCGGGTGCGCACCAGCGCCTTCCTGTCCGAAGCCGACCTGAGCGACCAGACCATGGGCCGGGTCCGGGCGCTCGGCGCGATCGCCGACCGCCGTGGCCAGTCACTGGCCCAGCTCGCCCTCGCCTGGACGTTGCGTGACGCGCGGATGACAAGCGTCGTCATCGGGGCCAGCAGCGTCGGCCAGTTGGAGGCGAATCTGGTCGCCCTGCGGGGGCTCGACTTCAGTGCCGAGGAACTGGCCGAAGTGGACCGGTACGCCGTCGGCTAG
- a CDS encoding ImmA/IrrE family metallo-endopeptidase, whose protein sequence is MNLARLRQICLARLAELRDQGLRIPTPFDAAALCARVGDCLGQPIRLVGVPMPAGAPFGLTLFTDNGHIIAYEQGTSRVHQDHIIAHELGHVLLDHRSYAVDDETAAQLLMPTLRPAMVHQVLNRTGAYSRQEEQEAEMMATILLEEASRREEARRSVSTGGDGLSETDAALYARLRHGLEQPHH, encoded by the coding sequence ATGAACCTCGCCCGGCTACGTCAGATCTGCCTCGCCCGCCTCGCCGAACTCCGCGACCAGGGACTGCGGATTCCGACCCCGTTCGACGCCGCCGCGCTCTGTGCGCGGGTCGGCGACTGCCTGGGTCAGCCGATCAGGTTGGTCGGCGTACCGATGCCGGCCGGCGCCCCGTTCGGCCTCACGCTGTTCACCGACAACGGCCACATCATCGCCTACGAGCAGGGCACCAGCCGGGTCCACCAGGACCACATCATCGCCCACGAACTCGGGCACGTGCTGTTGGACCATCGCTCCTACGCCGTCGACGACGAGACCGCGGCCCAGTTGCTGATGCCGACGCTACGCCCGGCGATGGTGCACCAGGTCCTCAACCGCACCGGCGCGTACAGCCGGCAGGAGGAGCAGGAGGCCGAGATGATGGCGACGATCCTGCTGGAGGAGGCGAGCCGACGGGAGGAGGCCAGGCGGTCGGTGAGCACCGGCGGGGACGGCCTGTCGGAGACCGACGCCGCACTCTACGCGCGCCTGCGACACGGGCTCGAACAGCCGCACCACTAG
- a CDS encoding DUF397 domain-containing protein, translated as MANSHSGTDDTYNGMPTGQLPAVTWRKSRRSNPSGNCVEVARLPGGTGIAVRNSRDPDGPALIYTPDEMAAFILGARDGDFDHLLPG; from the coding sequence ATGGCTAACTCGCACAGCGGAACAGACGACACGTACAACGGGATGCCGACCGGTCAACTGCCGGCCGTCACCTGGCGCAAGAGTCGCCGGAGCAACCCGAGCGGCAACTGCGTCGAGGTGGCGCGGCTGCCTGGCGGAACCGGGATCGCGGTCCGCAACTCCCGCGACCCGGACGGTCCGGCGCTGATCTACACACCGGACGAGATGGCGGCGTTCATCCTCGGGGCCAGGGACGGCGACTTCGACCACCTGCTACCCGGGTAA
- a CDS encoding MAB_1171c family putative transporter has translation MDTPLYLFCALSGWLAFAYKLRDLRQDPANRVLRAMVYAFCSFAVAITLAVPPIARTVDQLTGLPNLARILSHGGVMSIAAHAELLLLFLAMPAERAAPRARLRLWASTAAFGVLAALWLTTLPMDPPVDLDIHDGDSPTVAVYMTIYLAVFVAYCADIARLCWRFARVSPRSWLRLGLRVTATGATFALVYCTSKACYLAAYRLGYQPVGEPEINSVLVTISALLMLVGMTVPTWGPRADAAAGWLARLRAWRRLGPLWRAVVAVQPHLVLDERAHRWPVALRDLDYALHRRITEIRDGRLALRPYIDERIGPVAAGLAAAAGLAPDRRMPVVEAALLAAGVRAARSRTPAARPDRTRPHSPVGGYLGEIHWLTRVATEFRRSPVVAGTLDRTVQFAPDTSTVTSAR, from the coding sequence ATGGACACCCCGCTGTATCTCTTCTGCGCGCTCAGCGGTTGGCTCGCCTTTGCCTACAAGCTGCGCGACCTGCGCCAGGATCCGGCGAACCGGGTGCTGCGGGCGATGGTCTACGCGTTCTGTTCGTTCGCGGTGGCCATCACCCTGGCCGTGCCGCCGATCGCCCGGACGGTGGACCAGCTCACCGGCCTGCCCAACCTGGCCCGGATCCTGTCGCACGGCGGGGTGATGTCGATCGCGGCGCACGCCGAACTGCTGCTGCTCTTCCTGGCCATGCCGGCCGAGCGGGCCGCCCCCCGGGCCCGGCTGCGGCTGTGGGCCTCCACCGCCGCGTTCGGCGTGCTGGCGGCGCTCTGGCTCACCACGCTGCCGATGGACCCACCGGTCGACCTGGACATCCATGACGGCGACAGCCCCACGGTCGCGGTCTACATGACCATCTACCTGGCGGTGTTCGTCGCCTACTGCGCGGACATCGCCCGCCTCTGTTGGCGGTTCGCCCGGGTGAGCCCCCGGTCGTGGCTGCGGCTGGGGCTGCGGGTCACCGCGACCGGGGCGACCTTCGCGCTGGTCTACTGCACCAGCAAGGCCTGCTATCTGGCCGCCTACCGGCTCGGCTACCAGCCGGTCGGCGAGCCGGAGATCAACTCTGTCCTGGTCACCATCAGCGCCCTGCTGATGCTGGTCGGGATGACCGTGCCGACCTGGGGACCCCGAGCGGACGCGGCCGCCGGCTGGCTGGCGCGGCTGCGCGCCTGGCGACGACTCGGACCACTCTGGCGGGCGGTGGTCGCCGTCCAGCCGCACCTGGTGCTCGACGAGCGGGCCCACCGTTGGCCGGTCGCGCTGCGCGACCTCGACTACGCCCTGCACCGGCGGATCACCGAGATCCGCGACGGCCGCCTGGCGCTGCGTCCGTACATTGATGAACGGATCGGCCCGGTCGCCGCCGGGCTGGCCGCGGCCGCCGGGCTCGCACCGGACCGGCGGATGCCCGTCGTCGAGGCGGCGCTGCTCGCCGCCGGGGTGCGCGCCGCCCGGTCGCGGACCCCGGCGGCCCGGCCGGACCGGACCCGGCCGCACAGTCCGGTCGGTGGCTACCTCGGCGAGATTCACTGGTTGACCCGGGTAGCCACCGAGTTCCGCCGCTCCCCGGTGGTGGCCGGCACCCTCGACCGGACCGTCCAGTTCGCGCCGGACACATCGACGGTGACCTCGGCGCGGTGA
- a CDS encoding MAB_1171c family putative transporter translates to MDSVSAAYWGCAAIAWGALGFKLGGLRRSPDHPIHRVICGTLFLVGASLFCAAPAVVTVVNRATGVANLAALLVYCLVVCEGAAALILVVHWRGPADPARAAARRWTLGYAGIIATMITLFVLGETPVERPVDFDTYYARTPYIAGFIVLYLVAHAVAGIGVGLLCWRWVRVAGRPWLRRGLWAILVGVGLGVGFDVCKLAAVAARWAGADLDALSTVVAPALAGLGTITIATGFVLPVVGERLSRPVGRAAAYRALHPLWEALRRSTPSIVTPIRLPWWDLELRLTRRLTEILDGRLALRPYFDPAVARAATRIGRESGLTGAELRAVVDAAMIRAAVANKAHDRRFPPEPDGTDPAGADPAGFEVDGAGELARLVRVARAYVSSPIVGAAGRRSSLTPARNEQVKRG, encoded by the coding sequence GTGGATAGCGTCAGCGCCGCCTACTGGGGCTGCGCGGCGATCGCCTGGGGCGCGCTGGGTTTCAAACTGGGTGGCCTGCGCCGCTCGCCCGACCACCCGATCCACCGGGTCATCTGCGGCACCCTGTTTCTCGTCGGTGCCTCGCTGTTCTGCGCGGCACCGGCGGTGGTGACGGTGGTCAACCGGGCGACCGGGGTGGCGAACCTGGCGGCCCTGCTCGTCTACTGCCTGGTCGTCTGCGAAGGCGCCGCCGCACTGATCCTGGTCGTGCACTGGCGCGGACCCGCCGACCCGGCCCGGGCCGCGGCCCGGCGCTGGACCCTCGGGTACGCCGGCATCATCGCCACGATGATCACCCTGTTCGTGCTGGGTGAGACGCCGGTCGAGCGGCCGGTCGACTTCGACACCTACTACGCCCGGACCCCCTACATCGCCGGCTTCATCGTGCTGTACCTGGTCGCGCACGCCGTCGCCGGGATCGGCGTCGGCCTGTTGTGCTGGCGGTGGGTGCGGGTCGCCGGCCGGCCGTGGCTGCGCCGCGGGCTGTGGGCGATCCTGGTGGGGGTCGGCCTCGGGGTCGGGTTCGACGTCTGCAAGCTGGCCGCCGTCGCGGCCCGGTGGGCGGGGGCCGACCTGGACGCGCTGAGTACCGTGGTCGCCCCGGCGCTGGCCGGACTGGGCACGATCACCATCGCGACCGGGTTCGTCCTGCCGGTGGTGGGGGAGCGGCTCAGCCGGCCGGTCGGCCGGGCGGCCGCGTACCGGGCGCTCCATCCGCTCTGGGAAGCGCTGCGCCGGTCCACCCCGTCGATCGTCACGCCGATCCGGTTACCGTGGTGGGACCTTGAGCTGCGGCTGACCCGACGGCTGACCGAGATCCTCGACGGCCGGCTGGCGCTTCGGCCGTACTTCGACCCGGCGGTGGCACGGGCGGCCACCCGGATCGGCCGGGAGTCCGGACTGACCGGTGCGGAGCTGCGGGCGGTGGTCGACGCGGCCATGATCCGGGCGGCGGTGGCGAACAAGGCCCACGACCGGCGGTTCCCGCCCGAGCCCGACGGAACCGACCCGGCGGGAGCCGACCCGGCCGGGTTCGAGGTGGACGGCGCCGGTGAACTGGCCCGACTGGTCCGGGTGGCCCGGGCGTACGTCTCGTCGCCGATCGTCGGCGCCGCCGGGCGGCGATCTTCGTTGACACCCGCCCGCAACGAGCAGGTAAAACGGGGGTAA
- a CDS encoding helix-turn-helix transcriptional regulator, which yields MPDGQQRPTTASKLDKLFNEIRPEGRLGRRYTNEEVASAVKSTNPDIRVTGSYLSALRTGVKKNPSWELRVALARFFGVPPSYFLDDATAPQTDAEIDLAKVANNLGVRQLALRALQLTPEGLAAVTRIVEHVLAADRESDAGGQREG from the coding sequence GTGCCCGACGGTCAGCAGCGGCCAACGACCGCGAGCAAGCTCGACAAGCTGTTCAACGAGATCAGACCGGAGGGCCGGCTCGGCCGACGCTATACCAACGAGGAAGTCGCATCGGCGGTGAAGAGCACGAACCCCGACATCAGGGTCACCGGCTCCTATCTGTCAGCATTGCGGACCGGAGTGAAGAAGAACCCGTCGTGGGAACTGCGGGTCGCCCTGGCCCGCTTCTTCGGCGTACCGCCGTCGTATTTCCTCGACGACGCGACCGCCCCGCAGACGGACGCGGAGATCGATTTGGCGAAGGTCGCCAACAACCTGGGCGTACGGCAACTCGCGCTGCGGGCCCTGCAGTTGACCCCGGAGGGGTTGGCCGCGGTGACCAGAATCGTCGAGCACGTCCTGGCGGCCGACCGGGAGTCCGACGCCGGTGGCCAGCGGGAGGGATGA
- a CDS encoding ABC transporter substrate-binding protein: MIRRIVRGPLAAACAAALLLTACSTGTDEPAEGGPVTVRLGFSAWPGWFPWQVAEDQGLFAANGVTVELTYFDSYTDSLTALSTGNLDANSQTLNDTLSSVSGGAEQTIVLVNDNSTGNDQIIARPGISSVADLRGRKVAVEEGTVDHYLLLLALAEAGLSADDIELKPLLTDAAAAAFLAGQVDAVGAFAPFTTTALGLPGSRAITTSADFPGAIPDHLVFEAAFVDEHPDEVQAIVDTWFDTLAWIAANQDAAVEIMAAKGGVSVAEYQSYNAGTTIFTREQNLAAFTPGQTPANLDFQARSIARFLVETGLVDEEPPLDGLLDDTFVKAAGS; this comes from the coding sequence ATGATCCGTCGAATAGTCCGCGGTCCGCTCGCCGCCGCGTGCGCGGCCGCGCTGCTGCTTACCGCCTGCTCGACCGGCACCGACGAACCCGCCGAGGGTGGGCCGGTCACCGTGCGCCTCGGCTTCTCCGCCTGGCCCGGCTGGTTCCCCTGGCAGGTGGCCGAGGACCAGGGCCTGTTCGCCGCGAACGGGGTGACCGTCGAGCTGACCTACTTCGACAGCTACACCGACAGCCTGACCGCGCTGTCCACCGGCAACCTCGACGCCAACAGCCAGACCCTCAACGACACCCTCTCCTCGGTCAGCGGCGGCGCCGAGCAGACGATCGTCCTGGTCAACGACAACTCAACCGGCAACGACCAGATCATCGCCCGGCCCGGCATCTCCTCCGTCGCGGACCTGCGCGGCCGGAAGGTGGCGGTGGAGGAGGGCACGGTCGACCACTACCTGCTGCTGCTCGCGCTGGCCGAGGCCGGGCTCAGCGCGGACGACATCGAGCTCAAGCCGTTGCTGACCGACGCCGCCGCGGCGGCCTTCCTGGCCGGGCAGGTCGACGCCGTCGGCGCGTTCGCCCCGTTCACCACGACGGCGCTCGGGCTCCCCGGCAGCCGGGCCATCACCACCTCGGCCGACTTTCCCGGCGCCATCCCCGACCACCTGGTCTTCGAGGCGGCCTTCGTCGACGAGCACCCGGACGAGGTGCAGGCGATCGTCGACACCTGGTTCGACACGCTGGCCTGGATCGCCGCGAACCAGGACGCCGCGGTCGAGATCATGGCCGCGAAGGGTGGCGTGAGCGTGGCCGAATACCAGTCGTACAACGCCGGCACGACGATCTTCACCCGGGAGCAGAACCTGGCCGCCTTCACCCCCGGCCAGACGCCGGCGAACCTGGACTTCCAGGCCCGCTCCATCGCCCGCTTCCTGGTCGAGACCGGTCTGGTCGACGAGGAGCCGCCGCTGGACGGGCTGCTCGACGACACCTTCGTCAAGGCCGCCGGGTCGTGA
- a CDS encoding helix-turn-helix domain-containing protein, whose protein sequence is MTGEGPGGSTLADKLNLLFETVHPAHRSPYTAREVADGIRNHGGSISDVYIWQLRTGRRTNPTKEHLQALADFFDVDPAYFFDRRRAEEIERDLHALHAMRNLKVRAVATRLSTLPEDQLDAVGEILDRVVEALQAQRGDPDSTHRST, encoded by the coding sequence ATGACCGGCGAGGGCCCGGGTGGATCCACCCTGGCGGACAAGCTCAACCTGCTGTTCGAGACGGTGCACCCGGCGCACCGGAGCCCGTACACAGCCCGGGAGGTGGCCGACGGCATCCGCAACCACGGCGGCTCCATATCGGACGTCTACATCTGGCAGCTGCGCACCGGCCGGCGGACCAACCCCACCAAGGAACACCTGCAGGCGCTCGCCGACTTCTTCGACGTCGACCCCGCCTACTTCTTCGACCGGCGTCGCGCCGAGGAGATCGAACGAGATCTCCACGCACTGCACGCCATGCGCAACCTGAAGGTACGCGCGGTAGCGACGAGACTCAGTACGCTACCGGAGGATCAACTCGACGCGGTCGGCGAGATCCTCGACCGCGTGGTCGAGGCGCTACAGGCCCAGCGGGGTGATCCGGACAGTACCCACCGATCCACGTGA
- a CDS encoding agmatinase family protein — MGSVHDHHPPHDRRPVPDDGSDERAAFRPHDRYGPEAAYAVAREAELPSTRWAEEIARGLEYGLPGADSIVDRRIPTFSRGELPHFAGINTFLKAPYLEDVRRCGEYDVAVLGAPYDGGTTYRPGTRFGPQGIRRISALYGPYSFELGVDLRESITIADLGDIFTIPANIEKTFDQISKAVAHVYASGAFPVVLGGDHSIGYPTVRGVAQHLTGALGIIHFDRHVDTQETDLDERMHTTPWFHATDLPNVPPKNLVQIGIGGWQAPRPGVKVGRERGTTIMTVTDCVEMGIEAAAERALEVAWDGAEAVWLSFDVDCLDAAFVPGTGWPEPGGFLPREVLKFIQLISDARPLAGIEVVECSPPYDNADITSLIATRVICDTLGCLVRSGHLPRR; from the coding sequence ATGGGCTCCGTGCACGATCACCATCCACCCCACGACCGGCGACCGGTCCCCGACGACGGATCCGACGAGCGAGCCGCCTTCCGACCCCACGACCGCTACGGCCCGGAGGCCGCCTACGCGGTCGCCCGGGAGGCCGAACTGCCCAGCACCAGGTGGGCGGAGGAGATCGCCCGGGGACTGGAGTACGGCCTACCCGGCGCCGACTCCATCGTGGACCGCCGGATCCCGACCTTCTCGCGGGGGGAACTGCCGCACTTCGCCGGGATCAACACCTTCCTGAAGGCCCCCTACCTGGAGGACGTGCGACGCTGCGGGGAGTACGACGTCGCGGTGCTCGGCGCGCCCTACGACGGCGGCACCACCTACCGCCCCGGCACCCGATTCGGCCCGCAGGGCATCCGGCGGATCTCCGCGCTCTACGGGCCGTACTCGTTCGAGCTCGGTGTCGACCTGCGCGAGTCGATCACCATCGCCGACCTGGGCGACATCTTCACCATCCCGGCCAACATCGAGAAGACCTTCGACCAGATCTCCAAGGCCGTCGCCCACGTGTACGCCTCGGGCGCATTCCCGGTGGTGCTCGGCGGAGACCACTCGATCGGCTACCCGACCGTGCGGGGGGTGGCGCAGCACCTCACCGGCGCTCTCGGCATCATCCACTTCGACCGGCACGTCGACACCCAGGAGACCGACCTCGACGAGCGGATGCACACCACGCCGTGGTTCCACGCCACCGACCTGCCGAACGTGCCCCCGAAGAACCTGGTCCAGATCGGCATCGGCGGCTGGCAGGCTCCCCGGCCCGGGGTGAAGGTCGGCCGGGAGCGGGGCACCACCATCATGACGGTCACCGACTGCGTGGAGATGGGCATCGAGGCCGCCGCCGAGCGGGCGCTGGAGGTCGCCTGGGACGGCGCCGAGGCGGTCTGGCTGTCGTTCGACGTCGACTGCCTGGACGCCGCCTTCGTACCCGGCACCGGCTGGCCCGAGCCGGGCGGCTTCCTCCCCCGCGAGGTGCTCAAGTTCATCCAGCTCATCTCCGACGCCCGGCCGCTGGCCGGGATCGAGGTGGTGGAGTGCTCTCCGCCCTACGACAACGCCGACATCACCTCGCTCATCGCGACCCGCGTCATCTGCGACACCCTCGGCTGCCTGGTGCGGTCCGGACATCTGCCCCGTCGCTGA